One segment of Gordonia terrae DNA contains the following:
- a CDS encoding SRPBCC family protein: MADHTERDIVIGADADAILAVIADFEHYPEWVTAAREVEVLRADESGRALEVRFVLDAGVLQDTYVLAYEWDPNTTSVSWRLVSSDLQKDQRGRYILTQQVPGSTKVTYELMVDLQVPMIGQLKRRAEKAITDAALNDLKKRVEG; the protein is encoded by the coding sequence ATGGCCGACCACACCGAACGCGACATCGTGATCGGCGCCGATGCCGACGCCATCCTCGCCGTCATCGCCGACTTCGAGCACTACCCCGAGTGGGTGACCGCCGCCCGCGAGGTCGAGGTGCTGCGCGCCGATGAGTCCGGCCGCGCCCTGGAGGTTCGCTTCGTCCTCGACGCCGGTGTCCTGCAGGACACGTATGTGCTTGCCTACGAATGGGATCCGAACACCACATCGGTCTCCTGGCGCCTCGTGTCGAGTGATCTGCAGAAGGATCAACGCGGCCGCTACATACTCACCCAGCAGGTTCCGGGATCGACGAAGGTGACCTATGAACTCATGGTCGATCTCCAGGTGCCGATGATCGGACAGCTGAAGCGACGCGCCGAGAAGGCCATCACCGACGCCGCACTGAACGACCTCAAGAAGAGGGTCGAAGGCTGA
- a CDS encoding AMP-dependent synthetase/ligase encodes MGEYSVPAKFSIADDENCTNIIFGLAERSPQHIVFRHKQDDRWEPVTAADAASRISAIAKGLIASGVNPGDRVALLSRTRLEWNLFDFAIWSAGAITVPIYDSSSAGQIEWIMQDSGAVAIVLEDDGHRAEFESIDSLATPVTVFQIDRTDAPGAVDELVAAGADVHDDEVAARRATVKAADPATLIYTSGTTGRPKGCELTHANMLSEVRAVLAGDILDKVIARDEKRLLMFLPLAHVLARAITLVAIEAGAEVGHTSDIPNLVDEFAVFKPSLILSVPRVFEKVYNTARQKAHDGGKGKIFDAASDTAIAYSQATEKGQVGLALKVKHGVFDALVYKKLRAALGGECQMAISGGAPLGARLGHFFSGVGVPVFEGYGLTETTAAFSVNTPSASKIGSVGKPLSGNAVRIGDDGEVLLRGGVVFTEYWQNPEATASAVVDGWFHTGDLGTVDADGFITITGRKKELIVTAGGKNVSPAGLEDVIRANALISQATVVGDAKPFVAALITIDPEAFPAWKERTGKPASATVADLADDADLRAEVQSAVDLANKTVSHSEAIKKFRILPTDFTEETGEMTPTLKVKRNVVVEKFAGDIEAIYQR; translated from the coding sequence ATGGGTGAGTACAGCGTGCCCGCGAAGTTCTCGATCGCCGACGACGAGAACTGCACGAACATCATCTTCGGCCTGGCGGAGCGATCACCGCAGCACATCGTGTTCCGCCACAAGCAGGACGACCGGTGGGAGCCGGTCACCGCCGCCGACGCCGCGTCCCGGATCTCCGCGATCGCCAAGGGCCTGATCGCCTCCGGCGTCAATCCCGGCGACCGCGTGGCACTGCTGTCGCGCACCCGCCTCGAATGGAACCTCTTCGACTTCGCGATCTGGTCGGCCGGCGCGATCACCGTCCCGATCTACGATTCGTCCTCCGCAGGTCAGATCGAGTGGATCATGCAGGATTCCGGCGCGGTGGCGATCGTCCTCGAAGACGACGGTCATCGCGCCGAGTTCGAGTCCATCGACTCCCTCGCCACGCCGGTCACCGTCTTCCAGATCGACCGCACCGACGCGCCGGGTGCCGTCGACGAACTCGTCGCGGCGGGCGCCGACGTCCACGACGACGAGGTCGCAGCCCGCCGGGCCACCGTCAAGGCCGCCGATCCGGCGACCCTGATCTACACCTCGGGGACCACCGGACGCCCGAAGGGTTGTGAACTGACCCACGCCAACATGCTCTCCGAGGTGCGGGCGGTCCTCGCCGGCGACATCCTCGACAAGGTCATCGCGCGCGACGAGAAGCGTCTGCTGATGTTCCTCCCCCTCGCCCACGTGCTCGCCCGCGCCATCACGCTCGTCGCCATCGAGGCCGGCGCGGAGGTCGGACACACCAGCGACATCCCGAACCTGGTCGACGAATTCGCCGTCTTCAAACCGTCACTCATCCTGTCGGTGCCGCGCGTGTTCGAAAAGGTCTACAACACCGCCCGGCAGAAGGCGCACGACGGCGGCAAGGGCAAGATCTTCGACGCCGCGTCCGACACCGCGATCGCCTACTCGCAGGCGACGGAGAAGGGGCAGGTCGGTCTGGCGCTGAAGGTCAAGCACGGCGTCTTCGACGCCCTCGTCTACAAGAAGCTCCGCGCCGCTCTCGGCGGCGAGTGTCAGATGGCGATCTCCGGCGGCGCTCCGCTCGGCGCCCGCCTGGGACACTTCTTCTCCGGCGTCGGCGTGCCCGTCTTCGAGGGGTACGGCCTGACCGAGACCACCGCCGCCTTCAGCGTGAACACCCCGTCGGCGTCGAAGATCGGCAGTGTCGGGAAGCCGTTGTCGGGCAACGCTGTCCGAATCGGCGACGACGGTGAGGTGCTGCTGCGCGGCGGTGTCGTCTTCACCGAGTACTGGCAGAACCCGGAAGCCACCGCGTCCGCGGTGGTCGACGGCTGGTTCCACACCGGCGACCTCGGCACCGTGGATGCCGACGGATTCATCACGATCACCGGGCGCAAGAAGGAACTGATCGTGACCGCCGGCGGCAAGAACGTCTCCCCCGCCGGACTCGAGGACGTCATCCGCGCGAACGCCCTGATCTCGCAGGCAACCGTCGTCGGTGACGCGAAACCTTTTGTGGCCGCACTGATCACGATCGATCCCGAGGCGTTCCCGGCGTGGAAGGAACGCACCGGGAAGCCCGCGTCCGCGACGGTCGCCGATCTCGCCGACGACGCCGACCTGCGCGCCGAGGTCCAGTCGGCCGTCGACCTCGCCAACAAGACGGTGTCGCATTCCGAGGCCATCAAGAAGTTCCGGATCCTGCCGACCGATTTCACCGAGGAGACCGGCGAGATGACACCGACCCTCAAGGTCAAGCGCAACGTCGTCGTGGAGAAGTTCGCCGGCGACATCGAGGCGATCTACCAGCGGTGA
- a CDS encoding glycosyltransferase family 4 protein, with amino-acid sequence MTRTLLLTNDFPPRPGGIQSYLQNLVDLLPPEDVVVYAPRWRGDSHEKFDAAAAYRVYRHPTTLMLPTPFVARRAAEIVRREQISTVWFGAAAPLAVLAPAMRRAGAQRIIASTHGHEVGWSMLPGARQVLGHIGRHSDVITFVSRYTRGRFASAFGARAALEHLPPGVDTERFAPDPVLRQQFRDRLDLGERPTILCLSRLVPRKGQDVLIRALPLIRRTIPDAALVIVGGGPYAKTLRDLAADTGVAGDVVFTGSVPADELAAYHNIADVFAMPSRTRGRGLDVEGLGIVYLEASASGVPVVAGLSGGAPETIDEGVTGTAVDGTDVDAVALAILSILSDRAAAAEMGRAGRRYVVENWQWSQMAARLRQLL; translated from the coding sequence ATGACCCGGACGTTGTTGCTCACCAACGATTTTCCGCCCCGGCCCGGTGGTATACAGTCCTACCTGCAGAACCTGGTGGATCTGCTGCCGCCGGAGGACGTCGTCGTCTATGCGCCTCGCTGGCGGGGCGACTCGCACGAGAAGTTCGATGCAGCCGCGGCCTACCGGGTGTACCGGCACCCGACGACCCTCATGTTGCCCACGCCGTTCGTCGCCCGCCGCGCCGCCGAGATCGTGCGCCGGGAACAGATCTCGACGGTGTGGTTCGGGGCGGCCGCGCCGCTGGCCGTGCTGGCGCCGGCGATGCGCCGTGCGGGCGCGCAGCGGATCATCGCGAGCACGCACGGCCACGAGGTCGGGTGGTCGATGCTCCCGGGCGCGCGCCAGGTTCTCGGTCACATCGGTCGCCACTCCGACGTGATCACCTTCGTCAGCCGCTACACCCGCGGCCGGTTCGCGTCGGCCTTCGGTGCGCGGGCGGCGCTGGAACATCTGCCCCCGGGTGTCGACACCGAGCGCTTCGCCCCGGACCCGGTGCTGCGTCAGCAGTTTCGCGACCGTCTCGATCTGGGGGAGCGACCGACGATCCTCTGTCTGTCGCGTCTCGTGCCACGCAAGGGACAGGACGTCCTGATCCGTGCGTTGCCGCTGATCCGGCGCACGATTCCCGACGCCGCGCTCGTCATCGTCGGTGGAGGTCCCTACGCGAAGACCCTGCGCGACCTCGCCGCCGACACGGGGGTGGCGGGTGATGTCGTCTTCACCGGTTCGGTGCCCGCCGACGAACTCGCGGCCTACCACAACATCGCCGATGTGTTCGCGATGCCGTCCCGGACGCGGGGTCGTGGACTGGACGTCGAGGGGCTGGGCATCGTCTACCTGGAGGCGTCGGCGTCCGGCGTGCCCGTGGTCGCGGGTCTGTCCGGTGGTGCGCCGGAGACCATCGACGAGGGGGTCACCGGGACCGCCGTCGACGGCACCGACGTCGACGCCGTCGCCCTGGCCATCCTGTCGATCCTCTCCGATCGTGCGGCGGCGGCCGAGATGGGCCGGGCCGGACGGCGTTACGTCGTCGAGAACTGGCAGTGGAGCCAGATGGCGGCCCGCCTGCGCCAGTTGCTCTGA
- a CDS encoding NlpC/P60 family protein — protein MRSGPLMLAVCVLSALAVLVPTVGGGGGAARAVPARSADQLLDRYKQLGVDAEKTTEAMHNAKIEYDKQRGIVTAAKTAAAEAQQKLDTSRAQLAVHQNRVDAIVRASYQGARVSGLYAVMISDSPQALLDQMSGLDMISRQASADLTAIKKVRAQTAVAKKDAEQTAVAASEAVSRAERVRGDLQTKQADLQLQAIQIRAIYKSMTGKQLAALRGPTFDFDPRLVPRGTAAGLVAVQAALTRIGDPYVWGATGPNSFDCSGLMVWAFKQAGKTIPRSSEAQMGGGQSVGRNDLKPGDLIIYYPDAHHVGMYVGDGYVIHASTFGVPVKVVPIDEAGPYNSARRF, from the coding sequence ATGCGTTCGGGTCCGCTGATGCTTGCGGTCTGCGTCCTGTCGGCGCTCGCCGTGCTCGTACCGACGGTCGGTGGCGGGGGCGGTGCCGCCCGCGCGGTGCCCGCACGTTCGGCGGATCAACTGCTCGACCGTTACAAGCAGCTCGGCGTCGACGCGGAGAAGACCACCGAGGCGATGCACAACGCGAAGATCGAGTACGACAAGCAGCGCGGCATCGTGACGGCGGCCAAGACAGCGGCGGCAGAGGCGCAGCAGAAGCTCGACACGAGCCGTGCCCAGCTCGCGGTGCATCAGAACCGGGTCGACGCGATCGTGCGCGCCAGCTACCAGGGTGCCCGCGTGAGCGGCCTCTACGCGGTGATGATCAGCGACTCCCCCCAGGCATTGCTCGACCAGATGTCGGGCCTGGACATGATCTCCCGTCAGGCGTCGGCGGATCTCACCGCCATCAAGAAGGTCCGTGCTCAGACGGCGGTCGCAAAGAAAGACGCCGAGCAGACGGCAGTGGCGGCCTCCGAGGCGGTCTCCCGCGCCGAGCGCGTGCGCGGTGATCTGCAGACGAAGCAGGCCGACCTGCAGCTCCAGGCGATCCAGATCCGGGCGATCTACAAGTCCATGACCGGCAAGCAGCTCGCCGCGCTCCGCGGACCCACCTTCGACTTCGATCCGCGCCTGGTGCCCAGGGGCACCGCTGCCGGACTCGTCGCGGTCCAGGCCGCCCTGACCCGGATCGGTGATCCGTACGTGTGGGGCGCCACCGGACCCAACTCGTTCGACTGCTCGGGTCTCATGGTCTGGGCGTTCAAGCAGGCGGGCAAGACCATCCCGCGCTCGAGCGAGGCGCAGATGGGTGGCGGGCAATCCGTCGGCCGCAACGATCTCAAGCCGGGTGACCTGATCATCTACTACCCCGACGCGCACCACGTCGGCATGTACGTCGGCGACGGCTATGTCATCCATGCGTCGACCTTCGGCGTCCCGGTGAAGGTGGTGCCGATCGACGAGGCCGGCCCGTACAACTCCGCCCGCCGGTTCTAG
- a CDS encoding C40 family peptidase, whose translation MAKHRLEQPNRGSTVAKKAVIAGSITLGSLAAAAGPALAAPVHTPLGTFEIPALPGAKAPEAKPAPQATPVKKSPAATVEIPNLGQFTVPGIAPDQIPQQFRPQGGAPLGQPQLTAGEKAVKAAESKIGSPYSYGSAGPNAFDCSGLVYWSYKQAGKNIPRDSYGQLGGGRAVSYSDAKPGDVMIFNGGGHAGIYVGNGQFVHSSNYGTPVKRDAVKEWTLTGIRRY comes from the coding sequence GTGGCCAAACATCGTTTGGAACAGCCCAATCGTGGCAGCACGGTCGCCAAGAAGGCGGTGATCGCCGGATCGATCACGCTCGGTTCGCTCGCCGCCGCCGCAGGCCCTGCTCTCGCCGCCCCGGTCCACACCCCGCTGGGCACTTTCGAGATCCCGGCTCTGCCCGGTGCGAAGGCCCCGGAGGCCAAGCCCGCACCTCAGGCCACACCCGTGAAGAAGTCGCCCGCGGCCACGGTCGAGATCCCCAACCTGGGACAGTTCACCGTGCCGGGTATCGCGCCGGACCAGATTCCGCAGCAGTTCCGCCCGCAGGGCGGCGCCCCGCTGGGCCAGCCGCAGCTGACCGCAGGTGAGAAGGCCGTCAAGGCCGCGGAGAGCAAGATCGGCTCCCCGTACTCCTACGGCTCCGCCGGCCCCAACGCCTTCGACTGCTCGGGCCTCGTCTACTGGTCCTACAAGCAGGCCGGCAAGAACATCCCGCGTGACAGCTACGGCCAGCTCGGTGGCGGACGCGCGGTGTCCTACTCCGACGCCAAGCCCGGCGACGTGATGATCTTCAACGGTGGCGGCCACGCCGGCATCTACGTCGGCAACGGCCAGTTCGTCCACTCGTCCAACTACGGCACGCCGGTCAAGCGCGACGCCGTCAAGGAATGGACGCTGACGGGCATCCGTCGGTACTGA